Below is a window of Candidozyma auris chromosome 3, complete sequence DNA.
CGAGGAGCTTGTGAAGTTCTGTGAGCAATGGCTCAAGCAATTGAAGCTCGTGAAGctcctttttctctctaTCAACAAGTCACTTCCCAGCATGACCACTGGTTCCGACATCGATGAAATTTATCAGACGGAAAACAAGATAGCTCGTCATGTTGACCTGCTTGTGGTCGAGCTTATGATGAACAGAGAGCTCAATGACGAGGTCACAAGACTAGATGGTGAACTAGAAAAGGAATGCTTCAAGATTATCCGTATTCTTCGAAGCGTGAACAAATCGAACGAAGCTAAAGTCAAATGGTGTCTTTCATGGGAAGTTAAGTACAAGGAACTACAGGAGACTAAGTAATGTATATGATGAATAGAACTGAGCTTAAGATGGATTAGTGTACTTACAACTTACTGCTGCCCAGCTTATCTGATTCCTATTGCGACAAACCGAGGTATTTGGCATGGTGCTTAGCGTGGTCCTCGACGAAGGtgctgatgaagaagtacAGGTGGTCGTAACCGTTCACCACGTTCAAATCGACACCTCCCTTGTAGCCAGCCTCCTTAGCTGCAGCCACAAAATTTTCTGGCTTCAATTGAGTCTTGTAGAAGTTGTCGGCGTCACCTTGGTGAATAAGAATAGGGGGCTGGTTCTCATCTTTGTaattcttgatcaaatgaGTAGGGTCGTAAGCAGCCCATTGAGCTTTGTCCGATCCCAAATAGTTACCGAAGTTCTTCTCTCCCCACTGGCAGTCTGTTGGATTGCAAATTGGGGAAAAAGCACTAACACTCTTGTACTTGCCAggattcttcaagaacccTGCGAGAGCCCCCATACCACCCATTGAGTGGCCCGTGATAGACACATTGTCGAAATCCAATTCCTTGAAAGCTTCCGCAAGTGTTTCTAAAAGCTCCTTATGAACGTAGCTAAACATGTTGTAGTTTTTAGACCAGGGCTCCACCGTGGCATCCACATAGAACCCAGCACCAGTGCCAAAGTCCCACGAATCGTCCTCTCCAGCTATGTTTGCTCCACGTGGAGAGGTGTCTGGGAAGACAATTGCAAAGCCGTACTTGGCAGCAAAGTATTGGAAAAAGGACTTTTCCGTGGCGTTATTTGGAGTACAAGTCAAGCCAGACAAGTAGACCAAGACTGGTATTCTGTTGTTGGATGAGGAAGGAACGAAAACGTTCACGTCCATTTTTGTTCTCGTGGTCAGAGACTCATGTGACAATTTGTGTAAAAAGCCATGGAATTGGGCAATTTTGGCGTTGGTGGTGAGAGACATGGTAGGTGAAGAATATCGTCTTCGGTAAGGTGCTAAAAAGCGCATTAATAACTATACTATACTTGCGGAGTGCGGATCTGCATTCCTAATTAGGATTTCGATTGCGATAACGCCTGCCAAATGTCCTTCCACCTATAAACTCAGTTTCCCATGTGGTTCGAAGGGGTAAAAGATCACCAAGACAgcagaaaacaaaaatagTGCCCCGGATACAAAGATGGGGGCCGACGTGGTCAAGTCAGCAAAGATGGCGATAATGGGTGCGAAAACTCCTAGTACTCTGTTGGCTGAGGCTGCAAGACCCACAGAGGTGCCTCTGATTCTTGTAGGAAACACTTCCGGCGTGTAGGCATAT
It encodes the following:
- a CDS encoding S-formylglutathione hydrolase, producing MSLTTNAKIAQFHGFLHKLSHESSTTRTKMDVNVFVPSSSNNRIPVLVYLSGLTCTPNNATEKSFFQYFAAKYGFAIVFPDTSPRGANIAGEDDSWDFGTGAGFYVDATVEPWSKNYNMFSYVHKELLETLAEAFKELDFDNVSITGHSMGGMGALAGFLKNPGKYKSVSAFSPICNPTDCQWGEKNFGNYLGSDKAQWAAYDPTHLIKNYKDENQPPILIHQGDADNFYKTQLKPENFVAAAKEAGYKGGVDLNVVNGYDHSYFFISTFVEDHAKHHAKYLGLSQ